In Pseudomonas fluorescens, one genomic interval encodes:
- a CDS encoding outer membrane lipoprotein carrier protein LolA codes for MNLFCKCLGAMALLAVSTLANAFDLQQLSEQLAKPEVIHGQFIQEKHLRALPQPLISKGNFVLAKNHGLLWLLKTPLQQDYRITANGIARRDGNAWQLLPNKSAGAEQNRLFLAVLQGDSSGLQRDFELALSGDAQQWKLTLTPRSVLLKQVFNQINIDGGELVQTIELLETQGDSTVLRMQDSTSGQPLSEAEQHDFAE; via the coding sequence ATGAACCTGTTCTGCAAATGCCTTGGCGCGATGGCGCTGCTCGCCGTGTCGACGCTGGCCAACGCCTTCGACCTGCAACAGCTCAGCGAACAACTGGCGAAACCGGAAGTGATCCACGGCCAGTTCATTCAGGAAAAACACCTGCGCGCGCTGCCTCAGCCGCTGATCAGCAAGGGCAACTTCGTCCTGGCGAAAAATCACGGCCTGCTCTGGCTGCTCAAGACCCCGCTGCAACAGGATTACCGCATCACCGCCAACGGCATCGCCCGTCGTGACGGCAACGCTTGGCAGTTGCTGCCGAACAAGAGCGCCGGTGCCGAACAGAACCGTTTGTTCCTCGCCGTGCTGCAAGGCGACAGCAGCGGCTTGCAGCGGGATTTCGAACTGGCCCTGAGCGGCGACGCACAGCAGTGGAAACTGACCCTGACCCCGCGCTCGGTGCTGCTCAAGCAAGTGTTCAATCAGATCAATATCGACGGCGGTGAGCTGGTGCAGACCATCGAACTGCTGGAAACCCAGGGCGACAGCACCGTGTTGCGCATGCAGGACAGTACCTCCGGTCAACCGTTGAGCGAAGCGGAGCAACATGACTTTGCCGAGTGA
- a CDS encoding lysophospholipid acyltransferase family protein codes for MDLATQPVTEKNRDAYYWRLLATAASFTLFGLGGLCLRLLVFPLLGCLPGDALRHRQRARQTVSRLFWFFVRFMARTGVLTYDIQGAERLGRPGQMIIANHPSLIDVVFLIGLVRQANCVVKKSLWENPFTRGPLRSTEYISNDGSMDMLDGAAESLQNGQTLIIFPEGTRTQPGQAPAFHRGAAAIALRGAKILTPVVIKVNPTTLTKAEPWYRIPHRRVHFSFRVGADIDPQTFATQGPAPQASRKLNDYLHSYYIKELAEDERSAP; via the coding sequence ATGGACCTGGCAACGCAACCCGTGACCGAGAAGAACCGCGACGCCTATTACTGGCGCTTGCTGGCCACCGCCGCCAGTTTCACCCTGTTCGGGCTCGGCGGGTTGTGCCTGCGCTTGCTGGTATTTCCGCTGCTCGGCTGTCTGCCGGGTGACGCGCTCAGGCATCGTCAACGCGCACGGCAAACCGTCAGTCGGCTGTTCTGGTTTTTCGTGCGGTTCATGGCCCGCACCGGTGTGCTGACTTATGACATTCAAGGGGCCGAACGCCTCGGGCGTCCAGGGCAGATGATCATCGCCAACCACCCGTCGCTGATCGACGTGGTGTTCCTGATCGGCCTGGTGCGCCAGGCCAATTGCGTGGTGAAGAAAAGCCTGTGGGAAAACCCCTTCACCCGCGGCCCGCTGCGCAGTACCGAATACATCAGCAACGACGGCAGCATGGACATGCTCGACGGTGCCGCCGAGTCCCTGCAAAACGGCCAGACCCTGATCATTTTCCCCGAGGGCACGCGCACTCAACCTGGTCAGGCGCCAGCCTTTCATCGGGGGGCTGCAGCGATTGCCCTGCGCGGTGCGAAAATCCTTACGCCAGTGGTCATCAAGGTCAATCCGACCACCCTGACCAAGGCCGAACCCTGGTATCGCATCCCCCACCGCCGCGTGCACTTCAGTTTTCGTGTCGGGGCCGATATAGATCCACAGACTTTCGCCACGCAAGGCCCGGCACCGCAGGCCTCGCGCAAGCTCAATGATTATTTGCACTCTTACTACATTAAGGAGCTCGCCGAAGATGAGCGATCTGCACCGTGA
- a CDS encoding beta-ketoacyl synthase chain length factor, translating into MINFNIAQWRAWAPGLDSVDAWQAWSRQPVVLPSSDAAPDVSFLPAMQRRRLSRLARMAFSVGWPLADGRENLPLVFVSRHGETPRTFEILSDLAKDEPLSPTQFSLSVHNAIIGLWSIMRGENSEMTALAAAGDGLEHGIIEASALLAEGAPAVLLIITEEQPPEAYLQWVDDVPFPYALGLLLTPGTDWRLTLNSGQETVSKAHWPHALNLLRALLGQQTHCQHAWKNRVWTWQRNP; encoded by the coding sequence GTGATCAACTTCAACATCGCCCAATGGCGCGCGTGGGCCCCGGGGCTCGACAGCGTGGACGCGTGGCAGGCCTGGAGCCGACAACCGGTCGTACTCCCGAGCAGCGATGCCGCGCCCGATGTGTCGTTTCTGCCAGCCATGCAGCGCCGACGCCTCAGCCGTCTGGCGCGGATGGCGTTCAGTGTCGGCTGGCCGCTGGCCGATGGACGGGAAAACCTGCCGCTGGTGTTTGTTTCACGACACGGCGAAACCCCGCGCACCTTCGAGATCCTCAGTGATCTGGCCAAGGACGAGCCGTTGTCGCCGACCCAGTTCAGCCTGTCGGTGCACAACGCGATCATTGGTCTGTGGTCGATCATGCGCGGTGAAAACAGCGAAATGACTGCACTGGCGGCCGCAGGCGATGGCCTGGAACACGGCATCATCGAAGCCTCCGCCCTGCTCGCTGAAGGCGCTCCCGCGGTTCTGCTGATCATCACCGAAGAACAGCCGCCCGAGGCCTATTTGCAGTGGGTCGACGACGTGCCGTTCCCTTATGCGCTGGGTCTGCTGCTCACCCCCGGTACCGACTGGCGGCTGACCCTGAACAGCGGCCAGGAAACAGTGTCCAAAGCGCACTGGCCACACGCGCTGAATCTGTTGCGCGCCCTGCTCGGTCAGCAAACCCATTGCCAACATGCCTGGAAAAATCGTGTATGGACCTGGCAACGCAACCCGTGA
- a CDS encoding acyl-CoA thioesterase, with product MRSAGVLHADTEILVPFFDVDTMHVVWHGHYVKYLEVARCALLDQIGHNYTQMSESGYAWPIIDLQLRYVRGAVFGQRLNVRASLVEWENRLKINYLITDLQTGERLTRASSVQVAVEISSREMQLASPKVFTDAVERMLR from the coding sequence ATGCGTAGCGCCGGAGTGCTGCACGCCGACACGGAAATCCTCGTACCGTTTTTCGACGTCGACACCATGCACGTGGTCTGGCACGGGCATTACGTCAAATACCTGGAAGTGGCGCGCTGCGCGCTGCTCGACCAGATCGGCCACAACTACACGCAGATGTCCGAGTCCGGTTACGCGTGGCCGATCATCGACCTGCAACTGCGTTATGTGCGCGGCGCGGTGTTCGGCCAGCGCTTGAACGTGCGCGCCAGTCTGGTGGAGTGGGAGAACCGCTTGAAGATCAATTATCTGATCACCGACCTGCAGACCGGTGAGCGCCTGACCCGTGCCAGCTCGGTGCAGGTGGCGGTCGAGATCAGCAGCCGCGAGATGCAACTGGCCTCACCCAAAGTGTTCACCGATGCGGTGGAAAGGATGCTGCGATGA
- a CDS encoding acyl-CoA synthetase family protein encodes MNWIKLEQLLLKALPERAISAAPALDHTQLREQALSVAAGLQARGVQRMAVHLEDAADLAIALLGAWRAGVAVLLPSDLQAQTRQRWSSEVDLWLSDHPDDAHLSDLLQPALPGAELDLEQCRLSLCTSGSSGEPKRIDKTLRQLANEVEALEQLWGADLGEAWIIGSVATQHIYGLLFRVLWPLCAGRPFVRRQLAFPEDLQRASREHPAFAWVGSPALLKRMGDNLDWPALSAVRRVFSSGGALPADAAQSLQQRLQQWPTEILGSSETGGIAWRQGASLWQPFAGVELSQDSDGALLIASPYLPAGHVEHTADAARIAADGRFELLGRLDRIVKLEEKRISLPMLEQALVAHEWVAEARLGVVQENRAVLGALLVLSDAGLFALREHGRRSLTEALRKHLSQHCEALALPRRWRLVRQLPLNSQGKLPQADIEALLLAPRPKTPEVLEQVETDGEWSLQLSVPPDLAYFSGHFPKAPVLPGVVQVEWALNLGRQLLNLAGKFAGMEVLKFQQLVRPGDEIQLHLRFDPERGKLYFAYRNDTATCSSGRILLGAADA; translated from the coding sequence ATGAACTGGATAAAACTTGAGCAACTGTTGCTCAAGGCCCTGCCGGAGCGCGCAATCAGCGCCGCCCCGGCGCTCGACCACACGCAACTGCGCGAGCAGGCGCTGAGCGTTGCCGCCGGCCTGCAGGCACGCGGCGTGCAGCGCATGGCGGTGCATCTGGAAGATGCCGCCGACCTCGCCATCGCCCTGCTCGGCGCCTGGCGCGCGGGCGTCGCCGTCCTGCTGCCCTCCGACCTGCAAGCGCAGACCCGCCAGCGCTGGTCGAGTGAGGTCGATCTGTGGTTGAGCGATCACCCCGATGATGCTCACTTGAGCGATCTGCTGCAGCCGGCCCTGCCCGGTGCTGAACTCGACCTCGAGCAGTGCCGCCTGAGCCTGTGCACCTCCGGCTCCAGCGGCGAGCCCAAGCGTATCGACAAGACTCTGCGCCAACTGGCCAACGAGGTCGAAGCACTGGAGCAACTGTGGGGCGCGGATCTGGGAGAAGCCTGGATCATCGGCAGCGTCGCCACCCAGCACATCTACGGTTTGTTGTTCCGGGTGCTGTGGCCGCTGTGCGCCGGACGGCCGTTCGTGCGCAGGCAACTGGCGTTTCCGGAAGACCTGCAGCGCGCCAGCCGCGAACACCCGGCCTTCGCCTGGGTCGGCAGCCCGGCACTGCTCAAACGCATGGGCGACAACCTCGACTGGCCGGCCCTGAGCGCCGTGCGCCGGGTGTTTTCCTCCGGCGGCGCTTTACCCGCAGACGCGGCACAGAGCCTGCAGCAACGCCTGCAACAGTGGCCGACCGAAATCCTCGGCAGCTCGGAAACCGGCGGTATCGCCTGGCGTCAGGGCGCCAGTCTGTGGCAGCCCTTCGCCGGGGTTGAGCTAAGCCAGGACAGCGACGGCGCCCTGCTGATCGCCTCGCCCTACCTGCCGGCCGGGCATGTCGAGCACACCGCCGACGCCGCGCGTATCGCTGCCGACGGGCGTTTCGAACTGCTCGGGCGGCTGGACCGTATCGTCAAACTCGAAGAGAAGCGCATCTCCCTGCCGATGCTCGAACAGGCACTGGTCGCCCACGAGTGGGTCGCCGAAGCACGGCTGGGCGTGGTTCAGGAAAACCGCGCGGTACTTGGCGCCTTGCTGGTGCTCAGCGACGCCGGCCTGTTTGCCTTGCGCGAACACGGTCGTCGCAGCCTGACCGAAGCCCTGCGCAAACACCTGAGCCAGCATTGCGAGGCGCTGGCCTTGCCCCGGCGCTGGCGTCTGGTGCGGCAACTGCCGCTGAACAGCCAGGGCAAGCTGCCGCAGGCCGACATCGAAGCCCTGCTGCTGGCGCCACGGCCGAAAACTCCGGAAGTGCTGGAGCAGGTCGAAACCGACGGCGAGTGGAGCCTGCAATTGAGTGTTCCGCCGGACCTGGCCTACTTCAGCGGCCACTTCCCCAAGGCCCCGGTGCTGCCCGGTGTGGTACAGGTCGAATGGGCGCTGAACCTTGGCCGACAACTGCTGAACCTGGCCGGCAAATTTGCCGGCATGGAAGTGCTGAAATTCCAGCAACTGGTGCGCCCTGGCGATGAAATCCAGCTGCACCTGCGTTTCGATCCCGAGCGCGGCAAACTGTATTTCGCCTACCGCAACGACACCGCGACCTGCTCCAGCGGACGAATCCTGCTAGGAGCCGCCGATGCATAA
- a CDS encoding MMPL family transporter has translation MTLPSESRLPWLFLILLLAVVALAGWQWRDGAPLSANLMELVPGTNPDALELRAEQRMQEPLNREMLVLVGHADRQQAVAMAQTLGEQWQASGLFEKVQWNLQADLPALRTQLLQGRLAMLSADDRQLLSEHPDAFIQQRVQALFDPFNGFTLVPSQDDWLGLTGRIQNSQPKHGAVQLDIGSGALVADSDGKSWVLLRARTTGNAFDMNLPLQVADLLQHSREQAARADVQLLAASGLLYAANGQQQATREMTWVGGGATLGILLLLLLAFRRWRVLLAFVPVLVGMLFGAVACVALFGHMHVMTLVLGSSLIGVAVDYPLHYLSKSWSLKPWRSWPALRLTLSGLTLSLITSAIGYLALAWTPFPALTQIAVFSAAGLLGAYLSAVCLLPALLNNVELQPAQWPLRLAERLVQLRETLLEHVRTPVLLALLIAFCAGGLVQLQSKNDIRQWVGAPQRLTDEAQTIARITGYQPTSQFFLVRGANQQQLLERQAALSERLQQLVNLDKLQGYLALDQLLSPPSQQQQVREALSKLPQYWQPLLELGVPLAALQTELQQLQSLPAEDIDAALAGPLGEPYRTLWLGPTADGVAAMTSLQGLNNPSLLRVQALDLPGVMLVDRLGELNNVFAATQISAAELKLASCVLIVLVLIVPFGFGGALRIVALPLLAALCSLASLGWLGQPLTLFSLFGLLLVTAISVDYAILMREQVGGAAVSLLGTLLAALTTWLSFGLLAVSSTPAVSNFGLAVSLGLAFSFILAPWAGRHVHRAAVVEPAA, from the coding sequence ATGACTTTGCCGAGTGAAAGCAGGCTGCCGTGGCTGTTCCTGATCCTGCTGCTGGCGGTCGTCGCGCTGGCCGGGTGGCAGTGGCGCGACGGTGCGCCGCTGTCGGCCAACCTCATGGAGCTGGTGCCCGGGACCAACCCTGACGCCCTCGAACTGCGCGCCGAACAGCGCATGCAGGAGCCGCTCAATCGGGAAATGCTGGTGCTGGTCGGCCACGCCGATCGCCAGCAAGCGGTGGCCATGGCTCAGACTCTGGGCGAGCAATGGCAGGCCAGCGGTCTGTTCGAAAAGGTCCAGTGGAACCTGCAGGCGGATCTGCCGGCGCTGCGCACGCAACTGCTGCAAGGGCGACTGGCGATGCTCTCCGCAGATGACCGGCAACTGCTGAGCGAGCATCCCGATGCGTTCATTCAGCAACGGGTGCAGGCACTGTTCGACCCGTTCAACGGTTTCACCCTGGTGCCGAGCCAGGACGACTGGCTGGGTCTCACCGGGCGTATCCAGAACAGCCAGCCGAAGCACGGCGCGGTGCAACTGGACATCGGCAGCGGCGCACTGGTCGCCGATTCCGATGGCAAGAGCTGGGTGCTGCTGCGCGCGCGCACCACCGGCAATGCCTTCGACATGAACCTGCCGCTACAAGTCGCCGATCTGCTGCAGCACAGTCGCGAGCAGGCGGCGAGAGCCGACGTGCAACTGTTGGCCGCCAGCGGTCTGCTGTACGCCGCCAACGGCCAGCAACAAGCCACCCGCGAAATGACCTGGGTCGGCGGCGGCGCCACTCTCGGGATTCTGTTGTTGCTGCTGTTGGCGTTTCGCCGCTGGCGGGTGCTGCTGGCGTTCGTGCCGGTGCTGGTGGGCATGCTGTTCGGCGCGGTGGCCTGCGTGGCGCTGTTCGGCCACATGCACGTGATGACCCTGGTACTCGGCTCCAGCCTGATCGGCGTGGCGGTGGATTACCCGCTGCACTATCTGTCGAAAAGCTGGAGCCTCAAGCCGTGGCGCAGCTGGCCGGCGCTGCGCCTGACACTCTCCGGACTGACGCTGAGCCTGATCACCAGCGCCATCGGTTATCTGGCGCTGGCCTGGACGCCCTTCCCGGCGCTGACACAAATCGCGGTGTTCTCTGCCGCAGGATTGCTCGGTGCCTATCTGTCGGCGGTGTGCCTGCTGCCGGCCCTGCTGAACAACGTTGAGCTGCAACCGGCGCAATGGCCACTGCGCCTGGCCGAGCGCTTGGTGCAGCTGCGCGAAACCCTGCTCGAACACGTGCGCACCCCGGTGCTGCTGGCGCTGTTGATCGCGTTCTGCGCTGGCGGTCTGGTGCAGCTGCAAAGCAAGAACGACATTCGCCAGTGGGTCGGTGCGCCACAACGCCTGACCGATGAAGCGCAGACCATCGCGCGCATCACCGGCTATCAGCCGACCAGCCAGTTCTTCCTCGTGCGCGGCGCCAATCAGCAGCAACTGCTGGAGCGTCAGGCCGCGTTGAGCGAGCGTCTGCAGCAACTGGTCAACCTCGACAAACTGCAAGGCTATCTGGCCCTCGATCAACTGCTCAGTCCGCCGAGCCAGCAACAGCAGGTTCGCGAAGCGCTGAGCAAACTGCCGCAATACTGGCAGCCACTGCTCGAGCTCGGCGTACCGCTCGCGGCGTTGCAAACCGAACTGCAGCAGTTGCAGAGCCTGCCCGCCGAGGACATCGACGCGGCACTCGCCGGGCCGTTAGGCGAGCCTTACCGTACGCTTTGGCTCGGCCCGACCGCTGACGGCGTGGCGGCGATGACCAGCCTGCAAGGCCTGAACAATCCGTCACTGCTGCGGGTGCAGGCGCTGGACTTGCCGGGGGTGATGCTGGTGGATCGTCTCGGCGAATTGAACAACGTATTCGCCGCGACCCAGATCAGCGCCGCCGAACTGAAACTCGCCTCCTGCGTGTTGATCGTGCTGGTGCTGATCGTGCCGTTCGGTTTCGGTGGCGCCTTGCGCATCGTCGCCCTGCCGCTGCTGGCAGCGCTGTGCAGCCTTGCCAGCCTCGGTTGGCTCGGTCAGCCGCTGACCCTGTTCAGCCTGTTCGGCCTGCTGCTGGTAACGGCGATCAGCGTCGATTACGCGATCCTCATGCGTGAGCAGGTCGGCGGTGCGGCTGTCAGCTTGCTGGGCACCTTGCTGGCGGCGTTGACGACCTGGTTGTCGTTCGGTCTGCTGGCGGTGTCGAGCACGCCGGCGGTGAGCAACTTCGGCCTGGCGGTAAGCCTGGGGCTGGCGTTCAGTTTCATTCTGGCGCCGTGGGCCGGACGTCACGTCCACCGCGCCGCCGTCGTGGAGCCGGCAGCGTGA
- a CDS encoding glycosyl transferase, whose protein sequence is MSVETDKKHWADREERGSFLLMKFTAFAAKVLGRRLLSPLLYGIVLYFFLFGRTARNSAWQYQQRLADWSNRGELRPSYWRVFRQFMAFADSLLDKLDVWNGKLRIEQIEIIDPALLRNQLRGSRGQLLVGAHLGNLEVCRALAEIGEKVTMNVLVHTKHAEQFNRLLGEAGATNLRLIQVSELDPVIMLQLHERLERGEWLAIAGDRVPLHGGRSVSVDFLGHPAAFPQGPWLLAGLLKCPVNLLMCLKQPDGHYRLTLEPFADSVTWTRREREQVIHQWATRYAQRLSHYCLEAPHQWFNFYPFWKTDDDANP, encoded by the coding sequence ATGAGCGTCGAGACCGACAAGAAGCACTGGGCCGACCGCGAAGAACGCGGCAGCTTCCTGCTGATGAAATTCACCGCGTTCGCCGCCAAGGTGCTTGGCCGGCGTCTGCTCAGTCCGCTGCTGTACGGCATCGTCCTGTACTTCTTCCTGTTCGGCCGTACCGCGCGCAACAGTGCCTGGCAATACCAGCAACGGTTGGCCGACTGGAGCAACCGCGGCGAATTGCGACCGAGTTACTGGCGGGTGTTCCGCCAGTTCATGGCGTTCGCCGATTCACTGCTCGACAAGCTCGACGTGTGGAACGGCAAGCTGCGCATCGAGCAGATCGAAATCATCGACCCGGCATTGCTGCGCAATCAGTTGCGCGGCAGTCGCGGGCAACTGCTGGTCGGCGCGCACCTGGGCAACCTCGAGGTGTGCCGGGCGCTGGCGGAGATTGGCGAAAAGGTCACCATGAACGTATTGGTGCACACCAAGCACGCCGAGCAGTTCAATCGCTTGCTGGGCGAGGCCGGGGCGACCAATCTGCGCCTGATTCAGGTCAGCGAACTGGACCCGGTAATCATGCTGCAACTGCACGAACGCCTGGAGCGCGGCGAGTGGCTGGCGATTGCTGGCGACCGCGTGCCGTTGCACGGCGGGCGCAGCGTCAGCGTGGATTTTCTCGGCCACCCGGCAGCGTTTCCGCAAGGTCCGTGGCTGCTGGCCGGTTTGCTCAAGTGTCCGGTCAATCTGCTGATGTGCCTGAAACAACCGGACGGCCATTATCGCCTGACCCTCGAGCCGTTCGCCGACAGCGTGACCTGGACGCGCCGCGAGCGCGAGCAGGTCATTCATCAGTGGGCCACCCGCTACGCGCAGCGCCTGAGTCACTATTGCCTCGAAGCCCCGCACCAATGGTTCAACTTTTACCCTTTCTGGAAGACCGATGACGACGCCAACCCATGA
- a CDS encoding HAL/PAL/TAL family ammonia-lyase has product MTTPTHEPVTFGERPLRIEDVLALANRQAPVQLQSDAAYRERIAKGARFLDSLLDKEGVIYGVTTGYGDSCVVAVPLHHVEALPRHLYTFHGCGLGKLLDAQATRAVLAARLQSLCHGVSGVRIELLERLHAFLEHDILPLIPEEGSVGASGDLTPLSYVAATLSGEREVLFRGERRQAADVHRELGWTPLVLRPKEALALMNGTAVMTGLACLAFARADYLLQLATRITALNVVALQGNPEHFDERLFAAKPHPGQMQVAAWLRKDLAIDAPTAPLHRLQDRYSLRCAPHVLGVLADSLNWLRSFIETELNSANDNPIIDAEAERVLHGGHFYGGHIAFAMDSLKNLVANVADLLDRQLALLVDERYNHGLPSNLSGAPADRAMINHGFKAVQIGTSAWTAEALKNTMPASVFSRSTECHNQDKVSMGTIAARDAIRVLELTEQVAAATLLAANQGVWLRGRDEDARALPPSLAAMHEELAKDFPPVIEDRALEGELRLCLQRIAEQHWRLHA; this is encoded by the coding sequence ATGACGACGCCAACCCATGAGCCGGTAACCTTCGGCGAACGCCCTTTGCGCATCGAAGACGTGCTGGCCCTGGCCAACCGTCAGGCGCCCGTGCAGTTGCAGAGCGACGCCGCTTACCGCGAGCGCATCGCCAAAGGCGCACGGTTCCTCGACTCGCTGCTGGACAAGGAAGGCGTGATCTACGGCGTGACCACCGGTTACGGCGATTCCTGCGTGGTCGCGGTGCCGCTGCATCACGTCGAGGCACTGCCGCGTCATCTCTACACCTTCCACGGTTGCGGACTCGGCAAACTGCTCGACGCGCAAGCCACCCGCGCCGTGCTGGCGGCGCGTTTGCAGTCGCTGTGTCACGGCGTATCCGGGGTGCGCATCGAACTGCTGGAGCGCCTGCACGCCTTCCTCGAACACGACATCCTGCCGCTGATCCCCGAGGAAGGTTCGGTCGGGGCCAGCGGCGATCTGACGCCGCTGTCCTATGTTGCCGCCACCCTGTCCGGCGAGCGCGAAGTGCTGTTCCGTGGCGAACGCCGGCAAGCGGCCGACGTGCATCGCGAACTGGGCTGGACGCCATTGGTGCTCCGTCCGAAAGAAGCGCTGGCCTTGATGAACGGCACGGCGGTGATGACCGGTCTTGCGTGCCTGGCTTTCGCCCGCGCCGACTATCTGCTGCAACTGGCCACGCGCATCACCGCGCTCAACGTGGTCGCGCTGCAAGGCAATCCGGAACACTTCGACGAGCGTCTGTTCGCCGCCAAGCCGCATCCGGGGCAGATGCAAGTCGCCGCGTGGCTGCGCAAGGATCTGGCGATCGACGCGCCGACCGCGCCGCTGCATCGCCTGCAGGATCGCTACTCGCTGCGCTGCGCCCCGCACGTGCTCGGGGTGCTGGCCGACAGCCTGAACTGGCTGCGCTCATTCATCGAGACCGAACTCAACAGCGCCAACGACAACCCGATCATCGACGCCGAAGCCGAACGCGTGCTGCACGGCGGGCACTTCTACGGCGGGCACATCGCGTTCGCCATGGACAGCCTGAAAAATCTGGTGGCCAACGTCGCCGACCTGCTCGACCGGCAGCTCGCGCTGCTGGTCGACGAGCGCTACAACCACGGTTTGCCGAGCAACCTGTCCGGCGCCCCGGCGGATCGCGCCATGATCAATCACGGCTTCAAGGCCGTGCAGATCGGCACCAGCGCCTGGACCGCCGAAGCGCTGAAAAACACCATGCCGGCCAGCGTGTTCTCACGCTCCACCGAGTGTCACAACCAGGACAAGGTGAGCATGGGCACCATCGCCGCCCGTGACGCGATTCGCGTGCTGGAGCTGACCGAACAAGTCGCCGCCGCCACGTTGCTCGCGGCCAATCAGGGCGTCTGGCTGCGTGGTCGCGATGAAGACGCACGCGCGCTGCCACCTTCGCTGGCCGCCATGCACGAAGAGCTGGCCAAGGACTTCCCGCCGGTCATCGAAGACCGTGCACTCGAAGGCGAATTGCGCCTGTGTCTGCAACGTATCGCCGAGCAACACTGGAGGCTGCATGCGTAG
- a CDS encoding glycosyltransferase family 2 protein has protein sequence MHNPCAVIPVYNHETAIGTVVDALLAQGLPCILVDDASTPSCARVLDALAERESVHLVRLTLNQGKGGAVMTGLREAARLGFTHALQVDADGQHDLHDVARFVEESRAHPEAMICGYPLFDESVPNGRLYARYLTHVMVWINTLSLQIRDSMCGFRVYPLAPTLAVIDSARVGKRMDFDSDILVRLAWRNQPMRWLQTSVHYPLDGVSHFRLFHDNALISSMHTRLFFGMLLRLPVILWRRWRT, from the coding sequence ATGCATAACCCTTGCGCCGTGATTCCGGTCTACAACCATGAAACCGCGATCGGCACCGTGGTCGACGCGCTGCTCGCCCAAGGGCTGCCGTGCATTCTGGTGGACGACGCCAGCACCCCGTCCTGCGCGCGAGTGCTGGATGCGCTGGCCGAACGCGAAAGCGTGCATCTGGTGCGCCTGACCCTCAATCAGGGCAAGGGCGGCGCGGTGATGACCGGCCTGCGCGAAGCTGCTCGTCTGGGCTTCACCCATGCCCTGCAAGTTGACGCCGACGGCCAGCACGACCTGCACGACGTCGCCCGTTTCGTCGAGGAATCCCGCGCCCACCCGGAGGCGATGATCTGCGGTTATCCGCTGTTCGACGAGAGCGTGCCCAATGGCCGTTTGTATGCGCGTTATCTGACCCACGTGATGGTCTGGATCAACACGCTGTCGTTGCAGATCCGCGATTCGATGTGCGGCTTTCGCGTCTATCCGCTGGCCCCGACGCTGGCGGTGATCGACTCGGCGCGGGTCGGCAAGCGTATGGATTTCGACTCCGACATCCTCGTGCGCCTGGCGTGGCGCAACCAGCCGATGCGCTGGCTGCAGACCAGCGTGCATTACCCGCTGGACGGCGTCTCGCACTTCCGTCTGTTCCATGACAACGCGCTGATTTCCAGCATGCATACCCGGTTGTTCTTCGGCATGCTGCTGCGCCTGCCCGTCATCCTCTGGCGCCGGTGGCGCACATGA
- a CDS encoding phosphopantetheine-binding protein, with translation MSDLHREIKLLIIDALGLEDISVDDIGDEQTLFGEGLGLDSVDALELGLAIQKKYGIKIDADAKDTRNHFTNVASLAAFVTAKQAA, from the coding sequence ATGAGCGATCTGCACCGTGAAATAAAACTGCTGATCATCGACGCCCTGGGCCTCGAAGACATCAGCGTCGACGACATCGGCGACGAGCAGACGCTGTTCGGCGAAGGCCTGGGCCTGGATTCGGTCGACGCACTGGAACTGGGTCTGGCGATCCAGAAAAAGTACGGTATCAAGATCGACGCCGACGCCAAAGACACCCGTAACCACTTCACCAATGTGGCGAGCCTTGCGGCGTTCGTCACGGCAAAACAGGCAGCTTGA
- a CDS encoding acyl carrier protein — protein sequence MQTRDDIFNTLRDALVELFELDPARISLESNLYQDLEIDSIDAVDLIDHIKRQTGKKIAAEEFKSVRTVGDVVEAVYRLVQPAA from the coding sequence ATGCAAACTCGTGACGACATTTTCAACACCCTGCGCGATGCCTTGGTCGAGCTGTTCGAACTGGATCCGGCGCGGATCAGCCTGGAGTCCAACCTGTATCAGGATCTGGAGATCGACAGCATCGACGCGGTCGACCTGATCGATCACATCAAACGCCAGACCGGCAAGAAAATCGCCGCCGAAGAATTCAAATCGGTGCGCACCGTCGGTGACGTGGTCGAGGCGGTCTACCGTCTGGTTCAACCGGCCGCATGA